Proteins from a single region of Kwoniella dendrophila CBS 6074 chromosome 4, complete sequence:
- a CDS encoding nuclear distribution protein PAC1: protein MSSLLSERQKDELHKSMLSYLHSAGLNDSYEALKRETDNTEFQVDNPKARWIGLLEKKWTSVIRLQKKIMDLESRNASLLAELSSPTRASTASSSSSAPFLPRAPAKQTLTSHRAPITKVTFHPTWTVLASTSEDSSIKIWDWESGEMERTIKGHTKSVNDVDFDSKGNLMVTCSSDLTIKLWDTSNEYTNSKTLHGHDHSVSSVRFTPDGEKLVSASRDKTIKVWEVASGYCVKTFTGHSEWVRGVVPSDDGKWLVSCSNDQTSRIWDFLNGETKMELRGHEHVLECAIFAPTNCYAAIRELAGLGNPPAGDSRAKLPGAFVATGSRDKTIKLWDAISGQCLRTFVGHDNWIRALVFHPSGKYLLSASDDKTIKIWDLVNGRCVKTVDAHGHFVTSMTWGRALIGGSSSQNTTDNLTNGHTTKKKEEDNGPRRINVLATGSVDQTIKIWTP from the exons ATGTCGAGCCTCCTCTCTGAACGTCAGAAGGATGAGCT GCATAAGTCAATGTTATCATACCTACATTCGGCTGGATTAAACGATTCATACGAAGCATTAAAGAGAGAAACGGATAATACAGAATTTCAGGTAGATAATCCCAAAGCTAGATGGATAGGGTTATTGGAGAAAAAATGGACTAGTGTGATAAGGTTGcagaaaaag ATAATGGATTTAGAATCAAGAAATGCATCATTACTAGCagaattatcatcacctacCAGagcatcaacagcatcttcctcttcaagcGCACCTTTCCTACCTAGAGCTCCTGCCAAACAAACATTAACATCACATAGAGCACCAATAACAAAAGTAACATTTCATCCAACATGGACAGTGTTAGCAAGTACATCAGAAGATTCAAGTATAAAAATATGGGATTGGGAATCAggtgaaatggaaagaaCAATAAAAGGTCATACTAAATCTgttaatgatgttgattttgattcaaaaggtaatttaatGG TTACTTGTTCATCTGATTTAACGATAAAATTATGGGATACGTCAAATGAATATACGAATTCTAAAACGTTGCATGGGCATGATCATTCAGTGTCAAGTGTAAGGTTTACTCCGGATGGTGAAAAACTGGTTTCTGCAAGTAGAGATAAGACTATAAAAGTATGGGAGGTTGCGAGTGG TTACTGCGTGAAAACATTCACAGGTCATTCGGAATGGGTACGTGGAGTGGTTCCTTCAGATGATGGAAAGTGGTTAGTGAGCTGTTCGAATGATCAG ACGTCGCGTATATGGGATTTCTTGAATGGTGAAACGAAAATGGAGTTGAGAGGTCATGAGCATGTACTGGAATGCGCTATATTCGCTCCTACGAATTGTTATGCAGCTATAAGAGAGCTAGCAGGCTTAGGG AACCCACCAGCTGGAGATAGTCGAGCGAAATTACCTGGTGCATTCGTAGCTACGGGGTCGAGGGATAAAACTATAAAGTTGTGGGATGCGATATCAGGCCAATGTTTACGGACATTT GTCGGTCATGATAATTGGATAAGAGCATTAGTCTTCCATCCTTCAGGAAAATATCTGTTATCAGCATCGGATGATAAAACGATAAAGATTTGGGATCTAGTAAATGGAAGATGTGTGAAAACAGTTGATGCTCATGGTCATTTTGTTACGTCGATGACATGGGGTAGAGCTTTAATAGGTGGTAGTTCCAGCCAAAATACAACAGATAACTTGACTAATGGACATACAACTAAGAAAAAGGAGGAAGACAACGGTCCAAGGAGAATTAACGTTTTAGCTACTGGTAGTGTGGACCAAACTATCAAA ATATGGACGCCTTAG
- a CDS encoding phosphatidylglycerol/phosphatidylinositol transfer protein, protein MRLTSLALVPLLATAASANLAADALGWAGELVSGGNKVSTSNVKDGEIRIMDSWSYVDCGLATDAVQLKSIHVTPDPPVPGKNLTVEVEADVIQPIKDGAYADVTVKLGLIKLLQKQFDVCEEAKNANASVQCPVSPGPYKVKQTVELPKEIPKAKFSVQVRGYTDEDEDMVCLDLFVDFMRRPGGGY, encoded by the exons ATGAGACTCACTTCTCTTGCTCTCGTCCCCCTTCTTGCGACCGCTGCATCAGCAAATTTAGCTGCTGATGCTCTCGGATGGGCTGGTGAACTCGTTTCAGGTGGCAACAAGGTATCTACATCTAACGTCAAAGATGGGGAAATTAGAATTATGGATTCATGGAGTTATGTAGACTGTG GTCTCGCAACTGATGCAGT CCAACTCAAGTCTATCCATGTTACTCCCGATCCACCTGTTCCAGGAAAGAACCTTACTGTAGAAGTAGAAGCAGATGTTATCCAACCTATCAAG GATGGTGCATACGCCGATGTTACAGTAAAACTCGGTTTAATCAAGTTATTACAAAAGCAATTCGATGTATGTGAAGAAGC TAAAAACGCCAACGCTTCTGTACAATGTCCAGTATCACCTGGTCCTTACAAAGTTAAACAAACTgttgaattaccaaaagaaattccaaaag CCAAATTCTCAGTTCAAGTCAGAGGTTAcactgatgaagatgaagatatggttTGTCTTGATCTTTTCGTTGATTTC ATGAGAAGACCAGGAGGTGGTTACTAA